Proteins from a single region of Primulina tabacum isolate GXHZ01 chromosome 5, ASM2559414v2, whole genome shotgun sequence:
- the LOC142545557 gene encoding ATPase 8, plasma membrane-type translates to MAPDISLEQIKNEQVDLENIPIEDVFTQLRCTREGLTSDEGNKRLEIFGYNKLEEKKESKVLKFLGFMWNPLSWVMESAAIMAIALANGGGKPPDWQDFVGIIVLLIINSTISFIEENNAGNAAAALMAGLAPKTKVLRDGNWSEQDASILVPGDLISVKLGDIIPADARLLEGDPLKIDQSALTGESLPVTKHPGDGVFSGSTCKQGEIEAVVIATGVHTFFGKAAHLVDSTNNVGHFQKVLTAIGNFCICSIAVGMLIEIVVMYPIQHRRYREGIDNLLVLLIGGIPIAMPTVLSVTMAIGSHRLSQQGAITKRMTAIEEMAGMDVLCSDKTGTLTLNKLTVDKNLVEVFPKNLDKETLLLLAARASRVENQDAIDASIVNMLSDPKEARAGITEVHFLPFNPVEKRTAITYYDSNGNWHRCSKGAPEQIIELCGLKGDVKNKAHAIIDNFANRGLRSLGVSRQTVPEKTKESDGGPWEFVGLLPLFDPPRHDSAETIRKALDLGVNVKMITGDQLAIGKETGRRLGMGTNMYPSSSLLGQSKDESIASIPVDELIEKADGFAGVFPEHKYEIVKKLQERKHICGMTGDGVNDAPALKKADIGIAVADATDAARSASDIVLTEPGLSVIVSAVLTSRAIFQRMKNYTIYAVSITIRIVMGFMLIALIWKFDFSPFMVLVIAILNDGTIMTISKDRVKPSPVPDSWKLKEIFATGVVLGTYMAIMTVVFFYLTSDTDFFTETFNVKSIRGNTDELTAALYLQVSIISQALIFVTRSRSWSFVERPGLLLVSAFLIAQLVATLIAVYASWGFARIEGIGWGWAGVIWIFSIITYFPLDILKFIIRYGLSGKAWDSMIQNKTAFTTKKDYGKGEREAQWAVAQRTLHGLSDPGPSSVFHDKNNYSELSEIAEQAKRRAEVARLRELHTLKGHVESVVKLKGLDIETIQQHYTV, encoded by the exons ATGGCTCCTGATATATCCTTGGAACAAATCAAGAATGAACAAGTTGACCTT GAAAATATTCCCATTGAGGACGTTTTCACACAACTTAGATGTACAAGGGAGGGTTTGACATCCGATGAAGGAAACAAAAGGCTTGAAATATTCGGCTATAATAAACTTGAGGAGAAAAAGGAAAGCAAGGTCCTCAAGTTCTTGGGATTTATGTGGAATCCTCTTTCATGGGTTATGGAATCTGCTGCCATTATGGCCATTGCCTTGGCCAATGGAGGG GGCAAGCCTCCAGATTGGCAAGATTTTGTTGGTATTATCGTGCTTCTTATTATCAACTCAACTATAAGTTTCATTGAAGAAAATAATGCCGGAAATGCGGCTGCCGCTCTAATGGCTGGTCTTGCACCTAAAACCAAG GTTTTGAGAGATGGAAATTGGAGTGAGCAGGATGCATCAATTCTTGTTCCTGGAGATTTGATCAGTGTCAAATTGGGAGATATTATCCCGGCCGATGCTCGTCTCTTAGAGGGAGATCCTCTCAAGATCGATCAATCGGCCCTCACAGGTGAATCCCTTCCTGTGACCAAACACCCTGGTGATGGAGTTTTCTCTGGTTCCACCTGCAAGCAGGGAGAGATCGAGGCCGTGGTTATTGCCACCGGCGTTCACACATTCTTCGGCAAGGCTGCTCATCTTGTGGATAGTACGAACAATGTGGGACACTTCCAAAAG GTGCTGACTGCCATTGGAAATTTCTGTATCTGCTCCATTGCTGTTGGCATGTTGATCGAGATAGTCGTGATGTACCCGATTCAACATAGGAGGTACAGAGAAGGGATCGACAATCTTCTAGTGTTGCTGATTGGAGGAATTCCGATTGCTATGCCAACAGTCTTGTCCGTGACAATGGCTATTGGATCCCACCGGCTATCTCAGCAGGGCGCCATCACAAAAAGAATGACAGCCATTGAGGAAATGGCTGGCATGGATGTGCTCTGTAGCGACAAAACAGGAACACTTACTCTCAATAAGCTCACAGTCGACAAGAACTTAGTCGAGGTGTTCCCAAAGAATTTAGATAAGGAAACTCTTCTTTTGCTTGCTGCGAGGGCTTCCAGGGTTGAGAATCAGGATGCCATTGATGCTTCAATTGTTAACATGCTCAGCGATCCCAAAGAG GCAAGAGCAGGAATTACAGAGGTACATTTCTTGCCATTCAACCCAGTGGAGAAGAGAACTGCGATCACATATTATGATTCTAATGGAAACTGGCACAGATGCAGCAAGGGTGCTCCTGAGCAA ATAATTGAACTATGTGGACTCAAAGGGGATGTAAAGAATAAGGCTCATGCGATCATAGATAATTTTGCCAACCGCGGTCTTCGTTCCCTTGGTGTTTCACGACAG ACTGTTCCTGAAAAAACCAAAGAAAGTGATGGTGGACCTTGGGAGTTCGTTGGTTTGCTGCCTCTTTTCGACCCTCCTAGACACGATAGTGCAGAGACTATTAGAAAGGCTCTTGATCTTGGTGTCAATGTTAAGATGATCACTGGTGATCAATTAGCTATTGGCAAAGAAACAGGCCGCAGGCTGGGAATGGGAACCAACATGTACCCATCTTCTTCCCTTCTTGGCCAATCCAAGGACGAATCTATCGCTTCGATCCCTGTCGACGAGCTCATTGAGAAAGCAGATGGTTTTGCTGGTGTCTTCCCAG AGCACAAGTATGAAATTGTGAAAAAACTACAAGAGAGGAAGCACATCTGCGGTATGACTGGCGATGGAGTGAACGATGCCCCAGCACTTAAGAAAGCAGACATTGGTATCGCTGTAGCAGATGCCACTGATGCCGCTAGAAGTGCATCCGATATTGTTTTGACTGAACCAGGACTTAGTGTGATCGTGAGTGCGGTTCTGACAAGTAGAGCCATCTTCCAAAGGATGAAGAATTACACCATTTATGCTGTTTCCATCACAATCCGTATTGTTATGGGATTCATGCTTATTGCCCTTATCTGGAAGTTTGATTTCTCGCCTTTCATGGTTCTCGTTATTGCCATTCTCAATGATGGAACTATCATGACAATCTCCAAAGACAGAGTGAAGCCATCTCCAGTTCCCGATTCGTGGAAACTCAAGGAAATATTTGCCACCGGTGTCGTTCTTGGAACATACATGGCTATCATGACTGTTGTCTTCTTTTACCTAACGTCAGATACCGATTTCTTCACT GAAACCTTTAATGTGAAATCCATCCGGGGGAACACAGATGAGCTCACAGCCGCTCTGTACCTTCAAGTGAGCATTATAAGTCAAGCACTCATTTTTGTCACAAGGTCGCGAAGCTGGTCTTTTGTCGAACGCCCTGGCCTCTTGCTTGTCAGTGCTTTCTTGATAGCTCAGTTG GTGGCTACACTAATTGCAGTATATGCAAGCTGGGGATTTGCAAGAATTGAAGGTATCGGATGGGGATGGGCTGGAGTCATCTGGATCTTCAGTATTATCACTTACTTCCCACTTGATATTCTCAAGTTCATTATTCGTTATGGATTGAGTGGAAAAGCTTGGGATTCGATGATACAGAACAAG ACCGCATTCACAACAAAGAAAGATTATGGTAAGGGTGAGAGAGAAGCACAATGGGCAGTGGCACAACGAACCCTTCACGGGCTGTCGGATCCAGGACCTTCCAGTGTGTTCCACGACAAGAACAACTACAGCGAGCTGTCGGAAATCGCTGAGCAGGCTAAACGAAGAGCTGAAGTGGCAAG GCTAAGGGAGCTTCACACTCTTAAGGGGCATGTCGAATCCGTGGTGAAGCTAAAGGGATTGGACATTGAAACCATTCAACAACACTACACCGTGTAA
- the LOC142545556 gene encoding two-component response regulator ORR22-like isoform X1, producing the protein MTVEETKSGNKNHDKFPVGLRVLAVDDDPICLKLLDTLLRKCHYHVITTSQARTALKMLRENKDRFDLVISDVHMPDMDGFKLLELVGLEMDLPVIMLSANGDPKLVMKGVTHGACDYLVKPVRIEELKNIWQHVLRRKKLDKSPGHAKYHHENDEGNGSTSRNDADQNGKINKKRKDEDDENDDGHESEDPATQKKPRVIWSIELHRKFVSAVNHLGIEKAFPKRILDLMGVEGLTRENVASHLQKYRLYLKRISSVATQQANMAATFGVNGSHFMRMDSFEGLENFGTFSGQGRLAYVSSSPYTTSGSLLGTLNIPANLCLTPSAIGKTSLAVSSSSQNTSLFQGARSSLEQDQLQQNVMKFNSMNDSRIFMAGNTFTGSQELIGSSRNYLNSSPNNPTAVHENGSSLNMVSSNSESFNSTFTTENRPQLLQKNPSNGPYLHNMKINLPSTTMKNSRNYMQWQESSIGNVQNMNQEYNQMWGDQSPNRSIGPSTTFASVNVPENGFVGSFSQNSDHNNRSCNEKMDMVLNDRLIGGGDSSLLQRKLESGFVSQSCDSLDDLVSSMIKLEHEGTMATPAFGFDDYCFGQGL; encoded by the exons ATGACTGTGGAGGAAACTAAGAGTggaaataaaaatcatgataaaTTTCCAGTGGGGCTGCGCGTTCTTGCTGTGGATGATGACCCGATATGCTTGAAGTTGTTGGATACTCTGCTAAGGAAATGCCACTATCATG TTATTACAACGAGTCAGGCAAGAACAGCGTTGAAGATGTTAAGAGAAAACAAAGATAGATTTGACCTTGTGATCAGTGATGTGCATATGCCAGATATGGATGGTTTTAAGCTTCTAGAACTTGTCGGTCTCGAAATGGATCTACCGGTTATCA TGTTGTCAGCCAATGGTGACCCCAAACTGGTCATGAAAGGAGTTACACATGGCGCTTGTGATTATTTGGTGAAGCCAGTTCGAATCGAGGAGCTGAAAAACATATGGCAACACGTACTTAGAAGAAAGAAGCTCGATAAATCCCCTGGTCATGCCAAATATCACCATGAAAATGATGAAGGTAATGGATCTACTTCAAGGAATGATGCAGATCAGAATgggaaaattaataaaaagagGAAAGATGAGGACGATGAGAATGATGATGGGCATGAATCTGAAGATCCTGCAACACAGAAGAAGCCTCGAGTAATCTGGTCTATCGAGCTTCACAGGAAGTTCGTCTCTGCTGTCAATCACTTGGGGATTGAAA AGGCTTTTCCAAAAAGGATTCTTGACCTGATGGGTGTCGAAGGGCTAACTCGGGAAAATGTGGCGAGCCATCTTCAG AAATACAGGTTGTACCTTAAAAGGATTAGTTCTGTCGCAACTCAGCAAGCGAATATGGCGGCCACATTCGGGGTGAATGGTTCCCATTTCATGCGAATGGATTCCTTCGAGGGACTTGAAAATTTTGGAACATTTTCTGGACAAGGACGACTGGCATATGTCTCCTCGTCCCCTTATACAACCTCTGGTAGCTTACTCGGTACACTGAATATTCCTGCAAACTTATGCCTTACTCCATCTGCTATTGGAAAAACGAGCCTTGCTGTCTCATCTTCAAGTCAAAACACGAGTTTATTTCAAGGAGCTCGGTCATCTTTGGAACAAGATCAGTTGCAACAGAATGTAATGAAATTCAATAGTATGAATGATTCAAGAATCTTTATGGCTGGCAATACATTTACAGGCAGTCAAGAACTTATTGGTAGCtcaagaaattatttaaatagCAGCCCAAATAATCCCACAGCGGTACACGAAAATGGATCGTCTCTCAACATGGTTTCTTCCAACTCGGAATCCTTCAACTCCACTTTCACTACAGAGAACAGGCCTCAATTACTTCAGAAGAATCCTTCGAATGGTCCTTATTTACACAACATGAAGATTAATCTTCCTTCAACCACTATGAAAAATTCAAGAAACTATATGCAATGGCAAGAAAGTTCGATcggaaatgttcagaatatgaATCAAGAATACAACCAAATGTGGGGAGACCAAAGTCCAAATCGTAGTATCGGTCCAAGCACTACTTTTGCTTCCGTGAATGTTCCCGAAAATGGTTTTGTGGGTTCCTTTAGCCAAAATTCGGACCACAATAATCGATCCTGCAATGAGAAGATGGATATGGTGTTGAATGACAGATTGATTGGAGGAGGCGATTCTTCGTTGCTCCAACGAAAGCTGGAAAGTGGCTTTGTTTCTCAGAGTTGTGATTCTTTGGATGATTTAGTGAGTTCCATGATCAAACTG GAACATGAAGGAACAATGGCAACTCCCGCATTCGGCTTCGATGATTACTGTTTTGGACAAGGACTATGA
- the LOC142545556 gene encoding two-component response regulator ORR22-like isoform X2: protein MTVEETKSGNKNHDKFPVGLRVLAVDDDPICLKLLDTLLRKCHYHVITTSQARTALKMLRENKDRFDLVISDVHMPDMDGFKLLELVGLEMDLPVIMLSANGDPKLVMKGVTHGACDYLVKPVRIEELKNIWQHVLRRKKLDKSPGHAKYHHENDEGNGSTSRNDADQNGKINKKRKDEDDENDDGHESEDPATQKKPRVIWSIELHRKFVSAVNHLGIEKAFPKRILDLMGVEGLTRENVASHLQKYRLYLKRISSVATQQANMAATFGVNGSHFMRMDSFEGLENFGTFSGQGRLAYVSSSPYTTSGSLLGTLNIPANLCLTPSAIGKTSLAVSSSSQNTSLFQGARSSLEQDQLQQNVMKFNSMNDSRIFMAGNTFTGSQELIGSSRNYLNSSPNNPTAVHENGSSLNMVSSNSESFNSTFTTENRPQLLQKNPSNGPYLHNMKINLPSTTMKNSRNYMQWQESSIGNVQNMNQEYNQMWGDQSPNRSIGPSTTFASVNVPENGFVGSFSQNSDHNNRSCNEKMDMVLNDRLIGGGDSSLLQRKLESGFVSQSCDSLDDLEHEGTMATPAFGFDDYCFGQGL, encoded by the exons ATGACTGTGGAGGAAACTAAGAGTggaaataaaaatcatgataaaTTTCCAGTGGGGCTGCGCGTTCTTGCTGTGGATGATGACCCGATATGCTTGAAGTTGTTGGATACTCTGCTAAGGAAATGCCACTATCATG TTATTACAACGAGTCAGGCAAGAACAGCGTTGAAGATGTTAAGAGAAAACAAAGATAGATTTGACCTTGTGATCAGTGATGTGCATATGCCAGATATGGATGGTTTTAAGCTTCTAGAACTTGTCGGTCTCGAAATGGATCTACCGGTTATCA TGTTGTCAGCCAATGGTGACCCCAAACTGGTCATGAAAGGAGTTACACATGGCGCTTGTGATTATTTGGTGAAGCCAGTTCGAATCGAGGAGCTGAAAAACATATGGCAACACGTACTTAGAAGAAAGAAGCTCGATAAATCCCCTGGTCATGCCAAATATCACCATGAAAATGATGAAGGTAATGGATCTACTTCAAGGAATGATGCAGATCAGAATgggaaaattaataaaaagagGAAAGATGAGGACGATGAGAATGATGATGGGCATGAATCTGAAGATCCTGCAACACAGAAGAAGCCTCGAGTAATCTGGTCTATCGAGCTTCACAGGAAGTTCGTCTCTGCTGTCAATCACTTGGGGATTGAAA AGGCTTTTCCAAAAAGGATTCTTGACCTGATGGGTGTCGAAGGGCTAACTCGGGAAAATGTGGCGAGCCATCTTCAG AAATACAGGTTGTACCTTAAAAGGATTAGTTCTGTCGCAACTCAGCAAGCGAATATGGCGGCCACATTCGGGGTGAATGGTTCCCATTTCATGCGAATGGATTCCTTCGAGGGACTTGAAAATTTTGGAACATTTTCTGGACAAGGACGACTGGCATATGTCTCCTCGTCCCCTTATACAACCTCTGGTAGCTTACTCGGTACACTGAATATTCCTGCAAACTTATGCCTTACTCCATCTGCTATTGGAAAAACGAGCCTTGCTGTCTCATCTTCAAGTCAAAACACGAGTTTATTTCAAGGAGCTCGGTCATCTTTGGAACAAGATCAGTTGCAACAGAATGTAATGAAATTCAATAGTATGAATGATTCAAGAATCTTTATGGCTGGCAATACATTTACAGGCAGTCAAGAACTTATTGGTAGCtcaagaaattatttaaatagCAGCCCAAATAATCCCACAGCGGTACACGAAAATGGATCGTCTCTCAACATGGTTTCTTCCAACTCGGAATCCTTCAACTCCACTTTCACTACAGAGAACAGGCCTCAATTACTTCAGAAGAATCCTTCGAATGGTCCTTATTTACACAACATGAAGATTAATCTTCCTTCAACCACTATGAAAAATTCAAGAAACTATATGCAATGGCAAGAAAGTTCGATcggaaatgttcagaatatgaATCAAGAATACAACCAAATGTGGGGAGACCAAAGTCCAAATCGTAGTATCGGTCCAAGCACTACTTTTGCTTCCGTGAATGTTCCCGAAAATGGTTTTGTGGGTTCCTTTAGCCAAAATTCGGACCACAATAATCGATCCTGCAATGAGAAGATGGATATGGTGTTGAATGACAGATTGATTGGAGGAGGCGATTCTTCGTTGCTCCAACGAAAGCTGGAAAGTGGCTTTGTTTCTCAGAGTTGTGATTCTTTGGATGATTTA GAACATGAAGGAACAATGGCAACTCCCGCATTCGGCTTCGATGATTACTGTTTTGGACAAGGACTATGA